In a genomic window of Gossypium arboreum isolate Shixiya-1 chromosome 9, ASM2569848v2, whole genome shotgun sequence:
- the LOC108455474 gene encoding uncharacterized protein LOC108455474, translating into MGSYETKISRCSKNKTCTPTSSAKEFDILKMKTGESVNEYLTRTLVMVNKMKKNGENKIDAEVVSNILRSMTSKFNYVMYSIEESKETSILTIDELQSSFLMHEQRINMTSLTEEAQELKISFEE; encoded by the coding sequence ATGGGATCCtatgaaacaaaaatttcaaggTGCAGCAAGAATAAAACATGCACACCTACAAGCTCTGCAAAGGAATTTGACATTCTTAAAATGAAGACTGGTGAATCTGTCAATGAATATTTGACTCGAACTCTCGTAATGGTCAAcaagatgaaaaaaaatggtGAGAACAAGATAGATGCTGAAGTGGTCTCAAATATTCTGAGATCAATGACTTCCAAGTTTAACTATGTTATGTATTCCATTGAGGAATCTAAAGAAACAAGCATATTGACTATTGATGAATTACAGAGCAGCTTTTTGATGCATGAGCAACGCATCAACATGACTTCTTTAACTGAAGAAGCACAAGAGTTGAAAATTTCTTTTGAGGAATAG